Proteins encoded within one genomic window of Methanothermobacter tenebrarum:
- a CDS encoding nascent polypeptide-associated complex protein, translating to MIPGMGMNPKQLKQMQRAMKQMGMEMKDLRGVKEVIIRLKDKDIIIGNPKVSIMDFMGQRTYQVTGKAKEKTREPEIPEEDIELVMSQTGATRKEAEDALKETNGDLAEAILRLS from the coding sequence ATGATACCTGGTATGGGAATGAACCCGAAACAATTAAAGCAGATGCAGAGGGCAATGAAACAGATGGGAATGGAGATGAAGGACCTCAGGGGCGTTAAAGAAGTTATAATAAGGTTAAAGGATAAAGATATCATCATAGGGAACCCTAAGGTTAGTATCATGGATTTCATGGGCCAGAGAACTTATCAAGTAACTGGTAAAGCCAAGGAGAAAACAAGGGAACCTGAGATACCCGAGGAGGATATTGAGCTTGTTATGAGCCAGACAGGCGCCACTAGGAAGGAAGCGGAGGATGCGCTGAAGGAAACCAATGGGGATCTTGCAGAGGCTATCTTGAGGTTAAGTTAA
- a CDS encoding metallophosphoesterase translates to MVLIAHISDLHVGAENFKEDILLEAIRQINDMEPDVVVATGDLTDNGYYLEFLQVASYLSNIESPLVVVPGNHDARHVGNETFKEVLKEKKGTLTVNDELRVIGLDSSEPDLDEGKVGRSQQLWMEKELKKAAEADLYSVIALHHHIIPVPKTGRERNVLVDAGDILCSIVKCGANLVICGHKHVPHVWRVEDIFFVTAGTVASLKLRGKDINSYNTYYIEDDIIEIRLNQVQRKSYLMGSYKLCSK, encoded by the coding sequence ATGGTGCTCATCGCCCACATATCAGATCTTCATGTAGGCGCGGAAAACTTTAAAGAGGACATACTATTAGAGGCTATAAGGCAGATAAATGACATGGAACCTGATGTTGTCGTTGCTACAGGTGATTTAACAGATAATGGCTACTACCTAGAATTTTTGCAAGTGGCAAGTTATCTTAGTAATATAGAAAGTCCCCTGGTGGTTGTCCCTGGTAACCATGATGCAAGACATGTAGGTAATGAGACATTCAAAGAGGTTTTAAAAGAAAAAAAGGGCACATTAACTGTTAATGACGAATTACGAGTAATAGGATTGGATAGTAGTGAACCAGACCTAGATGAGGGGAAGGTAGGAAGGTCACAGCAATTATGGATGGAGAAGGAGCTTAAAAAGGCCGCTGAGGCCGACTTGTATAGTGTGATAGCATTACATCATCATATTATACCAGTACCGAAAACCGGACGTGAAAGGAACGTTCTAGTCGATGCAGGTGACATTTTATGCTCCATTGTCAAATGTGGGGCTAATCTGGTTATCTGCGGCCATAAGCATGTTCCACATGTATGGAGAGTTGAGGACATTTTCTTTGTAACAGCTGGTACAGTAGCATCGCTCAAGCTTCGAGGTAAAGATATTAATTCATATAACACATATTATATCGAGGATGATATAATAGAGATAAGATTGAACCAAGTGCAAAGGAAAAGCTATTTGATGGGATCATATAAGCTTTGTTCTAAATAA
- a CDS encoding Zc3h12a-like ribonuclease, translated as MRVIIDASNVAHSRKGDDDKPKLENILKAAEELRKLGYEPVIIADASLKHEIDDKEKFKKYLEKGEFKQVPSGTNADHFILKLAEEENAKILSNDAFKEYSDEFQDISSRRIPYNFKEDKIVIGRPSKPKRVKNILQKICAEILVEFERKGFDYYKVKRGKKLSGIAIAKEAIDRIEKVKEEGLEPKLEGLLTKLPLFDKFMELVEEAEKTGDFIIFVLVNLQDYREVVKYAGNIAVTVFERLKLDHAPLVAVRNDIFIKKGRFEVNILYSDEVMEEAPYDINIIINDHDYNFVKKNSRNIASTIAARIGSWRFPIVSVKPSMLMEKPGEFEVVLEKGGSS; from the coding sequence TTGAGGGTTATTATAGATGCATCTAATGTAGCTCATTCTAGAAAGGGAGATGACGACAAGCCCAAGTTAGAGAACATATTAAAGGCCGCTGAAGAACTCCGTAAACTTGGATACGAGCCTGTTATAATCGCCGATGCATCATTAAAGCACGAAATCGATGATAAGGAAAAATTTAAGAAGTATCTTGAAAAGGGCGAGTTTAAACAGGTGCCCTCTGGTACTAATGCAGATCACTTCATTTTAAAATTGGCAGAAGAAGAAAATGCTAAAATATTATCAAATGACGCCTTCAAAGAGTATTCTGATGAATTTCAGGATATAAGTAGTAGGAGGATACCCTACAATTTCAAGGAAGATAAAATAGTTATCGGCCGGCCATCAAAACCTAAAAGGGTTAAAAATATCCTTCAGAAAATCTGTGCAGAAATATTAGTCGAATTCGAGAGGAAGGGCTTCGACTATTATAAGGTTAAAAGGGGTAAAAAATTAAGTGGTATAGCAATTGCAAAGGAAGCCATTGATAGGATAGAAAAAGTGAAAGAGGAGGGTCTTGAACCAAAACTTGAAGGCTTGCTCACGAAATTACCCCTCTTTGATAAGTTCATGGAACTCGTTGAGGAAGCTGAAAAAACAGGAGACTTCATAATATTTGTACTTGTAAACCTCCAAGATTATAGAGAAGTTGTTAAATATGCCGGTAACATTGCAGTAACAGTCTTCGAACGTTTAAAGTTGGATCACGCCCCCCTCGTCGCTGTTAGAAATGATATTTTCATCAAAAAGGGCCGTTTCGAGGTTAATATACTCTATTCTGATGAGGTTATGGAAGAAGCCCCCTATGATATTAACATAATCATCAATGACCATGATTATAATTTTGTAAAGAAGAATTCAAGGAACATTGCAAGTACCATAGCTGCTCGCATAGGATCTTGGAGATTCCCTATAGTCTCTGTGAAGCCTAGCATGTTAATGGAAAAACCTGGAGAATTTGAAGTGGTCTTGGAGAAGGGAGGAAGCAGTTAA
- the argJ gene encoding bifunctional ornithine acetyltransferase/N-acetylglutamate synthase, with protein sequence MKMIEGGVCAVDNILAWGSRKGKYGLGILYAGKSTAAAVFTSNKIKAEPIKLTMKHLKDGRLSAIIANSGNANCFTGPEGMEDAQRMAKFVAEGLSIPEDMVAVASTGVIGRKMPMNIIEPLTQKVLGGLENSPRGSRRFAEAIMTTDTFPKEFAVEFELEDGNKARIGGVAKGSGMIAPNMATMLSFITTDVKASSSQLKEALRTAVDETFNMVIVDGDESTNDMVILMATGKSGEIDDNFQEALNLTCRELAKMIAKDGEGATKYMEVEVLNAKSQKDARRVARTVASSSLVKTALFGADPNWGRIIAAIGYSGAVIDEKKVSIILESENRNIELIKEGMIASENNRGLKIAADIMNEDEIRIIIDLGIGKEKAKAYGCDLTYDYVKINAEYTT encoded by the coding sequence GTGAAGATGATAGAGGGTGGAGTATGCGCAGTAGATAACATACTCGCCTGGGGGTCCAGGAAAGGAAAATATGGTCTTGGCATATTATATGCTGGTAAAAGCACCGCTGCAGCCGTCTTCACTTCTAATAAGATAAAAGCCGAACCCATAAAATTAACCATGAAGCACTTAAAAGATGGTAGACTATCAGCCATCATAGCCAACAGTGGTAATGCCAATTGCTTCACAGGCCCAGAGGGCATGGAGGATGCTCAGAGAATGGCCAAATTCGTAGCCGAGGGTCTTTCAATCCCAGAGGACATGGTTGCCGTGGCTTCCACAGGTGTCATAGGCAGAAAAATGCCCATGAACATAATAGAACCCCTCACTCAAAAGGTTCTAGGAGGCCTCGAAAATTCACCTAGGGGGTCTAGGAGATTCGCAGAGGCGATAATGACTACCGACACGTTCCCAAAGGAGTTTGCAGTTGAATTCGAACTCGAGGATGGTAACAAGGCTAGGATAGGTGGCGTGGCCAAGGGTTCAGGTATGATAGCCCCTAACATGGCTACAATGCTCTCATTCATAACCACAGATGTTAAGGCATCATCATCACAGTTAAAAGAGGCTCTCAGGACAGCCGTAGATGAGACCTTTAACATGGTAATAGTCGATGGGGATGAAAGCACCAATGATATGGTCATATTAATGGCAACTGGAAAATCAGGAGAAATAGATGATAATTTCCAAGAAGCATTAAATTTAACATGCAGAGAACTCGCGAAGATGATAGCAAAGGATGGTGAAGGAGCAACCAAGTACATGGAGGTGGAAGTTTTAAATGCCAAATCCCAAAAAGATGCCAGGAGAGTGGCGAGGACAGTTGCAAGCTCCTCTCTTGTTAAAACAGCACTATTTGGAGCAGATCCCAACTGGGGTAGGATCATAGCCGCGATAGGATACTCAGGGGCTGTGATAGATGAAAAAAAAGTGTCAATCATCCTAGAAAGTGAAAATAGAAACATTGAACTTATAAAGGAAGGAATGATAGCCTCGGAAAACAACAGGGGACTTAAAATAGCTGCAGATATTATGAATGAAGATGAGATAAGAATCATAATAGATCTGGGAATAGGTAAAGAAAAAGCAAAGGCCTATGGCTGCGACCTAACATATGATTATGTGAAAATAAATGCAGAATACACAACATAG
- the argB gene encoding acetylglutamate kinase, with product MKTVEILVEALPYIKRFHGKKILIKYGGHAMIQEEAMDSTARDTVLLKYVGMEPIVVHGGGPEISRAMNKMGKEPKFIEGLRVTDEETMEIVKMVLVGKINTSIVSKICFHGGKGIGLSGKDSQLLLAKKKAPHIIKDEKTGEELEIDLGLVGEIESVNPEILEMLTSNGYIPIISPIGIDKNAETLNLNADTVAGEVAAKVGAEKLILLTDVPGILEDPNDPDTLIEKINISELDDLIKEGIIKGGMLPKALTCIQAIRDGVSSAHIIDGRIKHSLLLEIFTKKGIGTMITK from the coding sequence ATGAAAACAGTCGAAATCCTTGTCGAAGCTTTACCATACATTAAACGGTTCCATGGCAAAAAGATCTTGATAAAGTATGGTGGACATGCCATGATACAAGAAGAAGCCATGGATTCCACAGCAAGAGACACCGTACTCTTAAAATATGTTGGGATGGAGCCAATCGTAGTTCATGGTGGAGGACCGGAAATATCCAGGGCAATGAACAAAATGGGGAAAGAACCAAAATTCATTGAAGGTTTAAGAGTGACAGACGAGGAGACAATGGAAATAGTTAAAATGGTCCTCGTAGGTAAAATAAACACGAGTATAGTGTCAAAGATATGCTTCCACGGGGGTAAAGGCATAGGATTATCAGGAAAGGACAGCCAACTCTTACTTGCCAAGAAAAAAGCACCCCATATAATCAAGGATGAAAAAACTGGAGAAGAGCTCGAAATAGACCTTGGACTAGTTGGTGAGATAGAATCTGTAAACCCTGAAATATTGGAGATGCTGACAAGCAATGGTTACATTCCCATAATATCACCCATAGGGATCGATAAGAATGCTGAAACCTTAAATTTGAATGCTGATACCGTTGCCGGTGAAGTAGCTGCGAAGGTCGGTGCAGAGAAACTCATATTACTCACAGATGTTCCAGGTATCCTAGAGGATCCGAACGACCCAGATACTCTCATAGAAAAAATTAACATAAGCGAATTGGATGATCTCATCAAAGAAGGTATAATAAAAGGCGGAATGCTCCCAAAGGCCCTTACATGTATCCAGGCGATAAGAGATGGGGTTTCATCAGCACATATCATCGATGGACGGATCAAACATTCCCTACTCCTGGAAATATTCACAAAGAAGGGCATAGGAACCATGATAACAAAGTAA